The Herbiconiux sp. SALV-R1 nucleotide sequence CCATGACGAGCGCGAGCACGAGCGGCGGCAGCACCACGGTCGAGGGGGTTCCCGAACGCACCACGATCACGGCGAACACGAGCACCACGGCCACCGCCACGACGAGCAGCGGCGTCATGAGCATCGCGGCGACGTCGCTCCCGGCGCCGGTCACCTGGAAGGTCAGGATGTCGAAGTCGTAGTAGGCCCGAGCGCCGGTGCCGGCGTAGGCGAGCCACATCCAGATCGTCGACACGGGCGCCTCCACCTGCAGCCCGCGGCCGGTCTGCTCAGTGACGAAGCTGAACACGTTGAGCCCGGCGCCCATCGCGAGGGCCGCGACGGCGACCGAGACCAGCGTGACGCCCGCGCCCACGATCACGCGCATCCGGGTGCGCATGGCGATGACGGCGGCGGCGATGACGGCGGCCGGCCAGACCTTCACCCAGGTGGCGAGCGCGAGCAGCACCCCGGCCACGGCGGGCCGGTTGCGGATGACGAGGAGACCGGCGATGACGAGGTCGACCGTGAAGATGTCGATGCGGCCCACGGCGACCGGGCCGATGAGCAGCAGGAACAGCAGCCACCACCAGGCGGCCGTGACGCGGCGCTCGCCCGCCGAGCCGCTGCGGCGGGTGCCGGTGAGCAGGTAGGCGAAGACCGCCGCGTCGGCGAGGGTGACCATGAGCATCCAGCCGATGCCGTAGAGGTCGGGGCCGAGCACCATCGACGCGAGCATGGGCACGAAGGCCAGCAGCGGGTACACCCACGGCCCGTCGATGCCGAGGCGGTACCCCTCGAGCGACTGCTCGACCCAGGGCCGGTACACGTTCGTGACGTCGCCGAAGGGGAGGTTCGGATGCGTCAGACCGGTGTAGCCGAGCCACAGGTGCACGGCGAGGAAGACGATCCACAAGACCACCGGCGACGCGGCGAGTCGGCGGAGTGTGAGCACGACGGCCAGCCTAGTGCCCGCGGCTCAGGCCCCCTTGCGCTCGCTCTCAGGCAGCCACCACCTTCGCTTGCTTGACTTGACGAGATCGTCCCGACCGGAAAGATGACGCGTGAACAAGCCCGCCAAGTACTTCGTCGCCCTCGCCGCCGGTGTCGCGGCCGTCGGCGTCGTGGCCGTGGTGGCCGTGCCCATCGTCTCGAAGGGCGCCGAGATCGACATGTCGGCGACGATGCAGCAGGTCGTGCCCACCGTGGTCGGCTCCTCGGCCGACGGCCACGACGTCGACGCCGCCCACACCTGGGCGCTCGACTCCGGCTCCTCGGTGGGCTACCGGGTCGGCGACGCCGACGCCCCCATCGTCACAGGCCGCACCGAGCAGATCTCGGGGGCCATCACCCGCACCGACACGGCCGTCACCGACGCCGAGTTCATGGTCGACCTGTCGACCCTGGTCGGCGACGACCTGGCGAAGGCCGCGATGCTCGACGCGCTCATCCGCGCCACCGGCGGCAACTCCGTCGCCTCCTTCGTGCT carries:
- a CDS encoding glycosyltransferase family 87 protein, which codes for MLTLRRLAASPVVLWIVFLAVHLWLGYTGLTHPNLPFGDVTNVYRPWVEQSLEGYRLGIDGPWVYPLLAFVPMLASMVLGPDLYGIGWMLMVTLADAAVFAYLLTGTRRSGSAGERRVTAAWWWLLFLLLIGPVAVGRIDIFTVDLVIAGLLVIRNRPAVAGVLLALATWVKVWPAAVIAAAVIAMRTRMRVIVGAGVTLVSVAVAALAMGAGLNVFSFVTEQTGRGLQVEAPVSTIWMWLAYAGTGARAYYDFDILTFQVTGAGSDVAAMLMTPLLVVAVAVVLVFAVIVVRSGTPSTVVLPPLVLALVMALIVFNKVGSPQFMVWLSAPIILGIVTQGRRFFAPAVLAFVMGGLTQIIYPNGYDWLLGLDPLMIGVLTLRNGLSVAMLVLATVMLWRSRRPAGLSAEGRVGRVGTDPDRSTMRS
- a CDS encoding YceI family protein, whose protein sequence is MNKPAKYFVALAAGVAAVGVVAVVAVPIVSKGAEIDMSATMQQVVPTVVGSSADGHDVDAAHTWALDSGSSVGYRVGDADAPIVTGRTEQISGAITRTDTAVTDAEFMVDLSTLVGDDLAKAAMLDALIRATGGNSVASFVLTSPAELPENGEGTVPIVGTLTLRGVSQQVEGEATISFDDSSAVIEGSIPIELSDYGIPVPSLGGSELSGSAAIDVDLMASPR